GTGATTTCGATGTTGAGCCCTTGCCGGGTCTCTTCCAGCATCACGTGCTTCGATACTTCGGTGATCTCGGGCATGCTCTGCAACGCCTGACGCAAGGACGCGGCGGCCAGTGCGAATTTGCGATCCTCCTTCATGCGTGCGCCGTAGGTCCGGTTCATGCCCTTTTCGTCGGGCGCCGGCGTCGGCGAGGCATCCTTGGGATCGATATTGGCGACGCTCTTGAGCTTGGGCCGGGTCGGCAAGCCCATGACCTCGAGCACGCCCGAATAACGGACCTTGTCCTGAACGCCGAAGGCATCGCGCATCGAGCCCGCGACGACCTGTAGCTTGGCCTGATCCTGGGTGGAGAACGCGACGAGCATCACGAAGAAACTCATCAGCAGACCCATGAGGTCCGCGAAGGTGACGAACCAGCCGTGACCGCCACCGTGTCCGCCGCCGCGTTTCTTGGCCATAAACTAATACTCTGAAATGGACGCCCCGCCCTGCCCTTAGGCCGTCGCCGGAGCACCCTCCGCCGCGTCTTCGGAATGACGGTGTTTCTCCGGCAGGTAAGCGAGCAACATCTCGCGCACCAGCGCCGGGCTCTTGGCTTCGCGCATCATCAAGATGCCGTCGATGATCAGCGTGCGATTGATTTCTTCGTCCACCAGCTTGACGTGCAGTTTGTCGGCGATTGGTAGACAGAACAGATTGGCGACCAGCGCGCCGTACAGGGTCGCCAGCAGCGCCACGGCCATGAACGGACCAAGCTTGGAGGGGTCGGTCATGTTGGCGAACATCTGCACCATGCCGATCAGCGTGCCGATCATGCCGAAGGCCGGCGCGCAGTCGCCGATCGCGCGATAGATCTTCTGCCCTTCGTCGAGATGGGTGAGAAAGTTGTCGCGATCGCGCTCGAGGTTGTCGCGGATGAAGCCGGCATCGTAGCCGTCGGCGACAAAGCGGATGCCCTTGGCGAGGAACGGGTCTTCGGTCTCGGCCTTCTCCAGGCCGATCGGGCCTTCCTTACGCATGATTTCTGCAAGTCCGGCGATCTCATCGACCAGTTCGCGCTGGGTGATGTTGCGCATGGTGAAGGCGAACTTCATGCCGAGCGGCAGGCCGTGCAGCATCGCCGAGAGCGGGAAGCGGATGAGCGTTGCGGAAAGCGAACCACCACCGATGATGATGATGGCGTGGACGTCATAGAACATCCCGAAGTCGCCGCCCATCAGGATGAGTGTCGCGATGACGGCAACGCCAGCCACCAGGCCGATACCGGTCGTGATATCCATCATTCACTCCACTCAACAAAGGCGACACACACGGGACGCATAGCCGCGTCCCGAGACCCTAGACGGTCGCTATTAAGACCCGGTAAAGGCTAATCGAACGGAAATACAGGACGACCGTGAACCACGACCGATCGGCAACCAGCGGATCAAATACGCTGGAAATCTTTGCCAAAAGGTCTTCCAATGCGCGTCGGGACGGCTACGGCTGTTAGAAAAGAATTAACCGGGAGGATTCGGAGCCATGCGCGAAATCGGTCATTTTGTCGGCGGCAAGACCGTCAAGGGGAGCTCGGGCCGCACCGGCGATGTGTTCGATCCGAATACCGGCGAGGTGCAGGCCAAGGTCGCTTTGGCCTCAAAGGCCGAGGTCGAGAAGGCCATCGCCAATGCCGAAGCCGCCCAGCCGGCCTGGGCCGCGACCAATCCCCAGCGCCGCGCCCGGGTGATGTTCAAATTCCTTGAGCTGATCGCCAAAGAGACCGAAAGCCTCGCCAAGCTGCTGTCCTCCGAGCACGGCAAGACCGTGCCGGATGCCAAAGGCGACATCCAGCGCGGCGTCGAGGTGGTCGAATTCGCCTGCGGTATTCCGCACCTTCTCAAGGGCGAGTTTACCGAAGGCGCCGGCCCCGGCATCGATCTCTATTCCATCCGCCAGCCGCTTGGCGTCGTCGCCGGCATCACCCCGTTCAACTTCCCGGCCATGATCCCGCTGTGGAAGGCGGCACCCGCCATTGCCTGCGGCAACGCCTTCATCCTCAAACCGTCGGAGCGCGATCCTTCGGTGCCGATGCGCATCGCCGAACTGTTCCTCGAGGCCGGCCTGCCGGAAGGCATCCTCAATGTCGTCAATGGCGACAAGGAGGCGGTCGACACCATCCTGACCGACCCGCGCGTTCGGGCGATCGGCTTCGTCGGCTCGTCCGACATCGCGCAATACATCTATGCGACCGGGGCCGCGCACAACAAGCGGGTGCAGTGCTTCGGCGGCGCCAAGAACCACATGATCGTGATGCCTGACGCCGACATGGATCAGGCGGTCGATGCACTGATCGGCGCCGGCTACGGCTCGGCCGGCGAGCGCTGCATGGCGATTTCGGTCGCGGTGCCGGTCGGACAGAAGACCGCGGACATTTTGATGGAAAAGCTGATCCCGCGCGTCGAGACGCTGAAGATCGGCCTATCCACCGATCCGCAGGCCGATTACGGCCCGCTGGTCACCAAAGCGGCGCTGGAACGCGTGAAAAACTACGTCGACACCGGCGTCAAGGAAGGCGCCAAGCTCGCCGTCGACGGCCGCGGCTTCAAGATGCAGGGCTACGAGAATGGCTTCTTTATGGGCGGCTGCCTGTTCGACAACGTGAAGCCCGACATGAAGATCTACAAGGAAGAGATCTTCGGGCCCGTGCTGTCGGTCGTCCGCGCCAAGGACTACGAGGAAGCCGTCGCCCTGCCCTCGACGCACGAGTACGGCAACGGTGTCGCCATCTTCACCCGCGACGGCGACGCGGCGCGTGACTTCGTCAACCGCGTGCAGGTCGGCATGGTCGGCGTCAATTTCGCCATTCCAGTGCCGCTCGCCTATCACACCTTCGGTGGCTGGAAGCGCTCCGGCTTCGGCGACCTCAATCAGCATGGACCCGACTCGGTACGCTTCTATACAAAGACCAAGACGGTAACGTCGCGGTGGCCGAGCGGCACCAAAGGCGGCGCCGAGTTCACGATCCCGACGATGAAGTAAAGGACCGACGTTGCGCCGCGCCATCGGCCTTTCATTTGCCATGCTGTCATTCGCGCTCGCGGCTTGCGGCGGCGGCGCTTCGCTCATGTCCGCCGACGATGAAAAGCCGCAAGCCGTAGCCGCCGCCGAAGTCGGCATGGAAGGCCGCTGGGTCCTCGCCGCCCCGAATGCGCCGACCTGCGGGCTGACCTTCATCGGGCCGCCGGGCGCAACGGAAGGCCGCGTGACGCCCGATGGCGGCTGCCCGGAGCGCTTTTTCCTCGCGCGGCGCTGGCGGCTCGCCAATGGCGAACTCACCATCGTCGATGACGAAGGCGGCGCGCTCGGTGCCTTCCGCAATGCCGGAGACCGCTTCGCGGGAAAATCCGGCACCGCGACACCGCTCACGCTTTCGCGCTAAACTTCGCCGCAACGAAACTCCAAGGGGGCTCTGTTCAATGGCCGACTACCAGCTCTACTGCTTCGCTCAATCCGGCAACGCCTATCGCGCCGCGCTGATGCTCAACCTGATCGGCGCCAAATGGGAGCCGGTGTGGATCGACTTTTTCGGCGCCGGCGTGCAGCGCTCGGCCGAATATCGCGGTGACGTCAACGAAATGGGCGAAGTGCCGGTGCTGGTCGACGGCGCAAAGAAGCTGACGCAATCGGCCGTCATCCTCACTTATCTCGCGCGCAAAACCGGCATGTTCCTGCCCAAAGGCGAGGACGAAGAACTCGAAGCGCTGCGCTGGATGATCTTCGACAACCAGAAGGTCAACGGCTTCCTCGGTCCGTTCCGCTTCCTGCGCACGCTGGCCAAGCCCCCGGGCGATCCGGCCGTGCTCGCCTTTCTCAAGGGTCGCATCGACGGCAACCTCGCCATCGTCAACAAGCGGCTAGAGAAGTCGCCGTTCCTGCTCGGCGACCGCCCGACCATCGCCGACATTTCGATGTGCGCCTATCTCTATTATCCGGCCGAGGAATTCGGTTTCGATATTGCCAAGGAGCATCCTGCGATCGGCGCCTGGCTCAAGCGCATCGAGGCCCTGCCCGGCTGGGCTCACCCCTACGACCTCATGCCGGGCTATCCGCTCGGCACGCAGGGCTATCGCAACAAGAAAGTCTGATTCTTACTTGTGATGATGGTGATGACCATGGCCATGATGGCCATGGTCGTCACCGTGCTCATGCGCATGATCGTGGCCACAACCGCAGGCATCGCCGTGAGAATGATGATCATGAGAATGATGATCATGCGCGTGGTGATGATGCCCATGATGTTCGTGGCCATGATCATGATCGTGACCTGACGGCACCTCATAGGCGCCGCCTTCGGGCTCGAACGGCGCCTCGAGCGGCGTCACCTTGGCGCCGAGCGCCTTGAGCAGTTCCTCTGTCGCCGGTTCGCGCAGTGCGCGGATGCGGTTCGGCAACAGTTGCACCGCGATGTGACGGTCGCCGAGATGCCAGGCGATGCGTGCCAGCGCCGAGACGTCGGCGGCGCGCGCCTCAAGGAGCGGCTCCGGCCTGGCGACGACTTCGACATGGCTGCCGTCGTCGAGCGCGATGACGTCGTCATGGCGCAGCCGGCCCTGGAAGGCGAAGTTGAGCGTCTGCCCTTTCACGGTAACAACGCTGAGCGTACCGCCGGCGCGCTGGCTGTGGTCGAGCAGCACGCTGTCGGCCGCGGCAAGGCCGCGTGCGTCGTGAGCGGCAATGATGGTGGTCGCGCGCGGCATGGTCGGATTGCTTTCGTAACGGTCAGTTGAGCCGCGCCGGGCGGTCGCCCTCGGCGCCGGGGGTCGGGCCGGGTTCGGCGAGCGGCGCCGCTTCGGCACCGGCAGGCGACGCGGGGGTACCGGCGGCGGCCGCCAGCGCATCCTTGCGCTTATAATCGCGCCAGGACAGCCAGCCGAGCGGCAGGCAGGCGAGATACACAACCGCGCCGGCCGACAGCACTTCCCACGGATAGCTGATCAGCAGCGCCACGAACAACACCACCACCACGAAGACCGGCAACACCATCTCCGGCGGCACCCTCTTGCCGACGCGCTTGCCGGAGAACACCGGCAGCCGCGACACCATCAGGAGCGCGATCGTCAGCGTATAGAAGAAGGTCAGCCAGATCGTCACCGGTCCGTTCGGTACACCGAGGAAATAGAGATAGATCGGCAGCAGCACGGTCAGCGCGCCGGCCGGCGCCGGAATGCCGGTAAAGAAGTTGCCGGCCCATGCGGGCGCATCGGGATCGTCGGCCATGACGTTGAAGCGCGCGAGGCGCAGACCCGCGCAAATGGCGAACACCAGCGCCACAATCCAGCCCGCCGATTTGAGGTCGTGCAGGCCCCAGAAATACAGAATGAGCGCCGGCGCCACGCCGAAATTCACGAAGTCGGCCAGGCTGTCGAGTTCGGCGCCGAATTTCGAGGTGCCCTTGAGCATCCGCGCGACGCGGCCGTCGATGCCGTCGAGCAGCGCGGCAAAGACGATGGCGGCGAGCGCCCATTCGAGCTTGCTCTCGATGGCGAGGCGAATGGCGGTCAGGCCCGCGCACAGCGCGAGCAGCGTGATCAGGTTTGGCACCAGAGTGCGCACCGGGATCGCCTTGAAGCGGGGGCGGCGCGGCGACGGCGTGGGGTCGATCGGTTGGAACACCATGAGCCTCTCTATAGCCGTTTGGCGGAGCCTGCGCCACGTTTGGCGCCCAATTGTGACGGGACTCACGTCCGGACGTGCTTAACCGCCCCTGTTCTTGAAGGCCCGGGGCGGCCTGCCGTCCTCCCCGCCTTCGCGGGGACAAGCCTTCCACCCTCGGCGCATGCCGAGGGGATGGAGCGCCGCGAGGCGCCCTTTGTGGATCGCACCTTTTGGGTGCGAGGCGTCCCTTGCGAGAGGACGCCTGCGCCCCGCGGCGCTCCATCGCGGTGTCATTACGGCGCACGGGCCGCGCTTCTGGCGGCTGATCCGCTTTCGCGGGTAGCGCTCACCATCAGCAAGCTCCTTGCAGGAGGTCATAGTGCCTCCGGGCGGAGCCCCGTCGCCGCCCAAGCGCCTGACGTGCGTTTCGCCAGGCCCGCGGGCACCGCGCCCTGCTCCGTCAACGAGACGCCTCTAGATGACGCCCCCGGCCGAGCAGGACGGATTGAGCCTATAATATCCTAGGAATAAGAGTCAAGGACTATTTTCTGAGCGAGGTGGTCTCGCTTGTAGCCCGGGTGAAGCGCAGCGAAACCCGGGATCAACGGCTGTCCCCGGATTTCGCTGCGCTCCATCCGGGCTACATGAACACCGATCCCTACCCGACCCGGAAACCGCGGCCTTCGTCGCCGCCCGAAAGGTCCGCCAGCACGGTCTCGCCGGACAGCGCCGTCTGGCCGACGGCGACCAGGGGCTGCGTGCCCTCGGGCAAATACACGTCGAGCCTCGAGCCGAAGCGGATCATGCCGAAACGCTCGCCCGCGCCGACCGGCTGACCTTCCTTGACGTAGCAGACGATGCGGCGCGCGATGAGGCCGGCGATCTGCACCACGGCGATGCGGGTGCCGCCCGTGGCGATCACCAGCGAATTGCGCTCATTGTCGACCGAGGCCTTGTCGAGGTCGGCGTTCACGAACTTGCCGGGCTGAT
The Pseudolabrys sp. FHR47 genome window above contains:
- a CDS encoding CoA-acylating methylmalonate-semialdehyde dehydrogenase — encoded protein: MREIGHFVGGKTVKGSSGRTGDVFDPNTGEVQAKVALASKAEVEKAIANAEAAQPAWAATNPQRRARVMFKFLELIAKETESLAKLLSSEHGKTVPDAKGDIQRGVEVVEFACGIPHLLKGEFTEGAGPGIDLYSIRQPLGVVAGITPFNFPAMIPLWKAAPAIACGNAFILKPSERDPSVPMRIAELFLEAGLPEGILNVVNGDKEAVDTILTDPRVRAIGFVGSSDIAQYIYATGAAHNKRVQCFGGAKNHMIVMPDADMDQAVDALIGAGYGSAGERCMAISVAVPVGQKTADILMEKLIPRVETLKIGLSTDPQADYGPLVTKAALERVKNYVDTGVKEGAKLAVDGRGFKMQGYENGFFMGGCLFDNVKPDMKIYKEEIFGPVLSVVRAKDYEEAVALPSTHEYGNGVAIFTRDGDAARDFVNRVQVGMVGVNFAIPVPLAYHTFGGWKRSGFGDLNQHGPDSVRFYTKTKTVTSRWPSGTKGGAEFTIPTMK
- a CDS encoding glutathione S-transferase family protein codes for the protein MADYQLYCFAQSGNAYRAALMLNLIGAKWEPVWIDFFGAGVQRSAEYRGDVNEMGEVPVLVDGAKKLTQSAVILTYLARKTGMFLPKGEDEELEALRWMIFDNQKVNGFLGPFRFLRTLAKPPGDPAVLAFLKGRIDGNLAIVNKRLEKSPFLLGDRPTIADISMCAYLYYPAEEFGFDIAKEHPAIGAWLKRIEALPGWAHPYDLMPGYPLGTQGYRNKKV
- a CDS encoding flagellar motor protein MotB produces the protein MAKKRGGGHGGGHGWFVTFADLMGLLMSFFVMLVAFSTQDQAKLQVVAGSMRDAFGVQDKVRYSGVLEVMGLPTRPKLKSVANIDPKDASPTPAPDEKGMNRTYGARMKEDRKFALAAASLRQALQSMPEITEVSKHVMLEETRQGLNIEITDQDGRSMFADGSKEPYERTRLLIQRIAPALKAMPFRISITGHTATSSIPPRPGYGPWELSADRANAVRQILAAEGVPAGHIFMVAGRADTDPLFPDSPSLAPNRRVTITLIREEPPIPTDLSP
- a CDS encoding urease accessory protein UreE; translation: MPRATTIIAAHDARGLAAADSVLLDHSQRAGGTLSVVTVKGQTLNFAFQGRLRHDDVIALDDGSHVEVVARPEPLLEARAADVSALARIAWHLGDRHIAVQLLPNRIRALREPATEELLKALGAKVTPLEAPFEPEGGAYEVPSGHDHDHGHEHHGHHHHAHDHHSHDHHSHGDACGCGHDHAHEHGDDHGHHGHGHHHHHK
- a CDS encoding AprI/Inh family metalloprotease inhibitor; its protein translation is MSADDEKPQAVAAAEVGMEGRWVLAAPNAPTCGLTFIGPPGATEGRVTPDGGCPERFFLARRWRLANGELTIVDDEGGALGAFRNAGDRFAGKSGTATPLTLSR
- a CDS encoding motility protein A gives rise to the protein MDITTGIGLVAGVAVIATLILMGGDFGMFYDVHAIIIIGGGSLSATLIRFPLSAMLHGLPLGMKFAFTMRNITQRELVDEIAGLAEIMRKEGPIGLEKAETEDPFLAKGIRFVADGYDAGFIRDNLERDRDNFLTHLDEGQKIYRAIGDCAPAFGMIGTLIGMVQMFANMTDPSKLGPFMAVALLATLYGALVANLFCLPIADKLHVKLVDEEINRTLIIDGILMMREAKSPALVREMLLAYLPEKHRHSEDAAEGAPATA
- the pssA gene encoding CDP-diacylglycerol--serine O-phosphatidyltransferase, yielding MVFQPIDPTPSPRRPRFKAIPVRTLVPNLITLLALCAGLTAIRLAIESKLEWALAAIVFAALLDGIDGRVARMLKGTSKFGAELDSLADFVNFGVAPALILYFWGLHDLKSAGWIVALVFAICAGLRLARFNVMADDPDAPAWAGNFFTGIPAPAGALTVLLPIYLYFLGVPNGPVTIWLTFFYTLTIALLMVSRLPVFSGKRVGKRVPPEMVLPVFVVVVLFVALLISYPWEVLSAGAVVYLACLPLGWLSWRDYKRKDALAAAAGTPASPAGAEAAPLAEPGPTPGAEGDRPARLN